From the Lolium rigidum isolate FL_2022 chromosome 2, APGP_CSIRO_Lrig_0.1, whole genome shotgun sequence genome, one window contains:
- the LOC124689333 gene encoding uncharacterized protein LOC124689333, which yields MKNNTLVVVLVLQAILVMGIVAVVNADGYVPKCCDNCNSFSGALVCDDTMDKCHPKCGNCVVVQEHPVKKYRCADAQAAGFVPCPPPCKKH from the exons ATGAAGAACAACACGCTTGTGGTGGTCCTTGTTCTCCAGGCCATCCTAGTCATGGGAATCGTAGCAGTGGTGAACG CCGATGGGTATGTTCCGAAGTGCTGCGACAACTGCAATTCCTTCTCGGGGGCTTTGGTCTGTGACGACACCATGGACAAGTGCCATCCAAAGTGCGGGAACTGCGTTGTGGTGCAGGAGCACCCCGTGAAGAAGTACAGGTGCGCTGATGCACAAGCCGCCGGCTTCGTGCCCTGCCCGCCACCCTGCAAGAAACACTGA